In one Polynucleobacter sp. JS-JIR-5-A7 genomic region, the following are encoded:
- the aceF gene encoding dihydrolipoyllysine-residue acetyltransferase, with the protein MSQIIEIKVPDIGDYKDVPVIEVLVKAGDKIEKEQSIVVLESDKATMDVPSSHSGVVKEVKVKVGDSLSEGAIVMTLEEGAAVSVPASTPAPAAASKTASAPVSASSSGSSAPIEIKVPDIGDYKDVPVIEVLVKAGDRIEKEQSIVVLESDKATMDVPSSHAGIVKEVKVKVGDNLSEGSVVLILEGGSGAVTAPVAAVSAPAAPAIKAVEPPIARAPAPPPKSNPPPPVDGAMSHASPSVRKFARELGVTITQVKGSGPKGRITQEDVQAFVKAAMSGGAGSSSAAAASSGGSLGGLNLIPWPKVDFTKFGEIERQPLNRIKKLTAANLARNWVMIPAVTYHEDADITDLEAFRVMTNKDNEKKGVKITMLAFLMKAAVAALKKHPEFNSSLDGDDLILKKYFNIGFAADTPTGLVVPVIKDADKKGIFELAKETSELAALAREGKLKPDQMQGASFTISSLGGIGGTSFSPIVNAPEVAILGVSKAAMKPVWDGKQFVPRLICPLSLSADHRVIDGALATRFTVYIAQLLADFRRATL; encoded by the coding sequence ATGAGTCAAATTATTGAAATCAAAGTGCCGGACATTGGTGATTACAAGGATGTGCCGGTCATCGAGGTCCTGGTTAAAGCAGGTGACAAGATTGAGAAAGAACAATCTATTGTTGTGCTTGAGTCTGATAAAGCCACGATGGATGTGCCATCGTCTCACTCTGGTGTAGTGAAAGAGGTGAAGGTCAAAGTGGGTGATAGCCTCTCTGAGGGCGCAATCGTCATGACCTTGGAAGAGGGTGCAGCGGTCTCGGTACCCGCTTCTACTCCTGCTCCTGCAGCAGCTAGTAAAACTGCGTCTGCACCAGTAAGCGCAAGTAGCAGTGGAAGTAGTGCTCCAATTGAAATCAAAGTACCTGACATTGGTGACTATAAAGACGTGCCTGTCATCGAAGTGTTAGTGAAGGCAGGCGATCGGATTGAGAAAGAACAATCTATTGTTGTGCTTGAGTCTGATAAAGCGACAATGGATGTGCCATCGTCACACGCCGGTATTGTTAAAGAAGTGAAGGTCAAGGTAGGTGATAACCTCTCTGAAGGCTCAGTGGTGCTTATTCTGGAAGGCGGATCAGGAGCTGTTACGGCACCTGTAGCTGCAGTATCTGCACCAGCAGCACCAGCTATAAAAGCGGTTGAACCACCGATTGCAAGAGCGCCAGCGCCTCCTCCAAAGAGCAATCCGCCGCCCCCTGTGGATGGAGCTATGAGTCACGCTAGCCCTTCAGTGCGTAAGTTTGCACGTGAGCTTGGCGTAACGATTACTCAGGTAAAAGGTTCCGGCCCCAAAGGACGCATCACACAAGAAGACGTTCAAGCTTTTGTCAAAGCGGCAATGAGCGGTGGTGCTGGAAGTTCTAGTGCAGCTGCAGCCTCAAGTGGTGGAAGCTTGGGTGGTCTGAATTTGATTCCATGGCCGAAAGTAGATTTCACAAAATTTGGTGAGATTGAACGTCAACCACTCAATCGTATTAAGAAACTCACTGCAGCTAATTTGGCACGTAACTGGGTCATGATTCCTGCTGTGACTTATCACGAGGACGCAGATATCACTGATCTAGAAGCCTTCCGTGTCATGACCAATAAAGACAATGAGAAGAAGGGCGTCAAGATCACCATGCTGGCTTTCTTAATGAAGGCTGCGGTCGCTGCGTTGAAAAAACATCCTGAGTTCAATAGCTCGCTCGATGGCGATGATTTGATCCTCAAAAAGTATTTCAATATTGGTTTTGCTGCAGATACCCCAACGGGTTTGGTGGTGCCAGTCATCAAAGACGCTGATAAGAAAGGAATCTTTGAGCTTGCCAAAGAAACTTCTGAATTAGCAGCACTTGCCCGTGAAGGGAAGTTGAAGCCAGATCAAATGCAAGGAGCTAGTTTTACGATTTCCTCCTTAGGCGGCATCGGCGGAACTTCTTTCTCACCTATTGTGAATGCTCCTGAAGTGGCGATTTTGGGCGTGAGTAAAGCAGCAATGAAACCAGTATGGGATGGTAAGCAGTTTGTGCCACGTCTTATTTGCCCCTTGTCACTTTCTGCAGATCATCGCGTGATCGATGGAGCATTGGCAACGCGCTTTACTGTCTATATCGCTCAACTACTAGCCGACTTCCGTCGCGCTACGCTGTAA
- the aceE gene encoding pyruvate dehydrogenase (acetyl-transferring), homodimeric type — translation MAAVPEQVLGKQNLQDADPGETQEWLQALDGVIHNEGPQRAAYLIDQQISHARVNGVDQPFHAETPYINTIPVENQARLPGDQNVEHRIRSYTRWNAMAMVLRANKDTNVGGHISSFQSAATLYDVGYNHFWHAPSPEHGGDLIFVQGHSAPGVYARAYMLGRLSDGQLDNFRQEVGGKGISSYPHPWLMPDFWQFPTVSMGLGPIMAIYQARFMKYLRDRGFIQEQGRKVWAFLGDGETDEPESLGAIGMAGREKLDNLIFVVNCNLQRLDGPVRGNGKIIQELESEFRGSGWNVIKVVWGGQWDALFARDKKGILMQRLGEIVDGQYQTMKAKNGAYVREIVFNTPELKALVSDWSDDEIWQLNRGGHDPHKVYAAFHAAVNHKDQPTVILAHTIKGYGMGGSGEAMNIAHQAKKMNDDDVRRFRDRFEIPVKDEQLDEMPLVKFAEGSPELEYMKARRQELGGYLPQRRAKAESLPVPKLDAFTPLLEATAEGREISTTMAFVRMLNTVVRDKTIGKRVVPIVPDESRTFGMEGMFRQLGIWNQLGQLYTPEDHDQLMFYKEDKTGQILQEGINEAGGMCDWIAAATSYSTHGVPMLPFYIFYSMFGFQRIGDLAWAAGDMRSRGFLLGGTAGRTTLNGEGLQHEDGHSHLWSAAVPNCISYDPTFAFELAVVIQDGMRRMLEVQEDVYYYVTLMNENYTHPAMPIGAEKDIIKGMYKLKSVGDAKAKLRVQLLGSGTIFREVIEAAEILHKDWGVSSDLWGCPSFTELGRDWNTVHRANLLNPTAAPALSHVEKCLKDTTGPVIAATDYVRMFAEQIRPAIQHMDRRYEVLGTDGFGRSDTREKLRDFFEVDRRWVVITALRSLVDAGQLDRQKLAEAIKKYGIDTAKPNPMTV, via the coding sequence ATGGCCGCAGTTCCTGAGCAAGTGTTAGGCAAACAAAATCTTCAGGATGCTGATCCTGGCGAGACACAAGAGTGGTTGCAGGCCTTAGATGGTGTCATCCATAACGAAGGTCCGCAGCGTGCTGCTTATCTCATCGATCAACAAATTTCTCATGCACGAGTCAATGGTGTAGATCAACCCTTCCATGCAGAGACGCCTTACATCAATACGATTCCCGTTGAGAATCAAGCCCGTTTGCCTGGCGATCAAAATGTTGAACACCGGATTCGTTCCTATACCCGTTGGAATGCGATGGCCATGGTGCTGCGCGCAAATAAAGACACCAATGTCGGTGGACATATTTCTTCCTTCCAGTCTGCCGCTACTTTGTATGACGTTGGATACAACCATTTCTGGCATGCCCCATCACCAGAGCATGGTGGCGATCTGATCTTTGTCCAGGGACACTCCGCCCCTGGCGTTTATGCCCGTGCTTATATGTTGGGTCGTTTATCAGACGGTCAACTGGATAACTTCCGTCAAGAGGTTGGCGGTAAAGGGATCTCTAGTTACCCGCACCCATGGTTGATGCCAGACTTTTGGCAGTTCCCAACGGTGTCGATGGGTCTTGGTCCAATCATGGCGATATATCAAGCACGCTTCATGAAATATTTAAGAGACCGTGGCTTTATTCAAGAGCAAGGTCGTAAGGTTTGGGCTTTCTTAGGTGATGGTGAAACGGATGAACCAGAATCTTTAGGCGCCATCGGTATGGCTGGTCGTGAGAAGTTAGATAACTTGATTTTTGTAGTGAACTGTAACTTGCAGCGCTTAGATGGACCAGTGCGTGGTAACGGAAAAATTATTCAAGAACTCGAGAGTGAATTCCGCGGCTCTGGCTGGAATGTCATTAAAGTCGTGTGGGGTGGTCAGTGGGATGCTTTATTTGCCCGTGATAAGAAGGGTATTTTGATGCAACGTCTCGGCGAGATCGTTGACGGCCAATATCAAACGATGAAGGCCAAGAATGGTGCTTATGTCCGTGAGATCGTATTTAATACTCCAGAACTCAAAGCGCTAGTCAGCGACTGGAGTGATGATGAGATCTGGCAACTGAATCGTGGCGGCCATGATCCCCATAAAGTGTATGCAGCATTTCATGCAGCGGTAAATCATAAAGATCAGCCAACGGTCATTTTGGCTCACACCATTAAAGGCTACGGTATGGGCGGCTCCGGTGAGGCGATGAACATTGCACACCAAGCCAAGAAAATGAACGATGACGATGTGCGTCGCTTCCGTGATCGCTTTGAGATCCCGGTGAAGGATGAGCAACTCGACGAGATGCCCTTGGTCAAGTTTGCTGAAGGTAGCCCTGAGCTCGAGTATATGAAAGCCCGTCGCCAAGAGTTGGGTGGTTATTTGCCGCAACGTCGTGCGAAAGCCGAAAGCTTGCCGGTACCTAAATTGGATGCATTTACACCCTTACTAGAAGCAACCGCTGAAGGCCGTGAGATTTCTACCACGATGGCTTTTGTTCGGATGCTCAATACGGTGGTGCGGGATAAGACGATTGGCAAGCGCGTTGTGCCTATCGTTCCCGATGAGTCACGGACTTTTGGTATGGAGGGTATGTTCCGTCAATTGGGTATTTGGAATCAACTGGGTCAGCTATATACGCCAGAAGATCATGATCAATTGATGTTCTATAAAGAGGATAAGACTGGCCAGATCTTGCAAGAGGGTATTAATGAAGCAGGCGGTATGTGCGATTGGATTGCCGCCGCAACTTCTTACTCTACCCATGGCGTTCCCATGTTGCCGTTTTATATTTTCTATTCCATGTTTGGTTTCCAGCGGATTGGCGACTTAGCATGGGCTGCAGGTGATATGCGCAGCCGGGGCTTCTTGCTCGGTGGCACTGCAGGGAGAACCACCTTGAATGGCGAAGGCTTGCAACACGAAGATGGTCATAGTCATCTGTGGAGTGCTGCAGTTCCAAATTGCATTAGCTATGACCCAACTTTTGCGTTTGAGTTAGCAGTAGTGATTCAAGATGGCATGCGTCGTATGCTCGAGGTTCAGGAGGACGTCTATTACTACGTCACCTTGATGAATGAGAACTACACTCACCCAGCAATGCCAATAGGTGCAGAAAAAGACATCATTAAGGGCATGTATAAGCTCAAGTCGGTTGGTGACGCTAAGGCAAAATTACGTGTGCAACTGCTCGGTTCAGGAACCATCTTCCGTGAAGTGATTGAAGCAGCTGAAATCTTGCACAAAGATTGGGGAGTGTCATCTGACTTGTGGGGTTGCCCAAGCTTTACGGAATTAGGTCGCGATTGGAATACAGTTCACCGTGCCAATCTCTTGAACCCGACCGCAGCACCAGCACTCTCACACGTTGAGAAGTGTTTAAAAGATACCACGGGGCCCGTCATTGCTGCTACAGACTATGTGCGTATGTTTGCTGAGCAAATTCGTCCGGCCATTCAGCATATGGATCGCCGTTATGAAGTATTGGGTACAGACGGTTTTGGTCGCTCAGATACCCGTGAAAAACTCCGTGACTTCTTTGAGGTCGATCGTCGCTGGGTGGTGATCACTGCTTTACGATCTTTGGTTGATGCTGGTCAGCTTGATCGTCAAAAATTAGCTGAGGCCATCAAAAAATACGGCATTGACACTGCTAAACCAAACCCAATGACGGTTTAA
- a CDS encoding PAS domain-containing sensor histidine kinase, with product MKYPAFLRLLLAPVNWLRKIRGFRLVYTPLLAIVLFTAVMGIILGTLHLQEKGQQESALFRELSFAKQRIQLRFVNNADSLNTINREIAASSEDAKLKQLVREQSDDLVLNNHEIIKIIWLNADNSYQWTAPANNPKTDWISKTQNERAVNEGLTNAIELSRVTSRTAFSQFISLNLPSEESLAKDRRTVFWQVAPNIVGGQAIGFLAALYTTQGILDVIPNELKAHYRFTLLTDNDRVLSISSDRDTPKRAFSNQTSLDIGVLSPNLVLRIDTYPPPTNLTFRMLIGVVLGLSAFVIWSLWSVLKQMQVRQEAEANLRTETSFRNAMENSTPVGIRAHDMEKRITYVNRAFCEMTGWSSKELIGLMPPFPFWPESRRDELVEKMNRALKMESGMKTGIEGVVLHRDGSLIETRTFIAPLINEKGTQTGWVTSLIDISEPKKIREELAASQERFVTVLEGLDAAVSVVDLENDHLLFANRFYRENFGDDSKGHFQLAGNANNLETLHDVAEDLQDSPPGIPTSFLYQESESEEIQLSDGSNKWYEVRRRFIPWVDGRLAQLLIATDITMRKEADDLARQQEERMQFTSRLTTMGEMASSLAHELNQPLSAISNYCMGVAKRLEGNLDPVLTKDILPALEKASEQAHRAGTIIQRIRGFVKRSEPQSKLTAISEIINDAVGLVEIEAHRHRLTIISQISENLPAVDVDPVLILQVLVNLLKNGLDSTREAYPLSSRWSAAPVKISADLDTSIFPAMLRIQVSDGGAGIPESVSQRMFEPFFSTKSDGMGMGLNICRSIIESHHGRLWAVNIMDAEHTKLAGCTFTILLPLESPETSGNV from the coding sequence ATGAAATATCCTGCTTTTCTAAGATTGCTCCTCGCCCCTGTTAACTGGTTACGCAAAATCCGGGGATTTAGGCTCGTTTACACCCCCCTGCTAGCAATCGTGCTGTTTACCGCAGTCATGGGCATTATTTTGGGTACGCTCCATTTGCAGGAAAAAGGACAACAAGAATCTGCCCTATTTAGAGAGCTCTCTTTTGCCAAACAACGTATTCAATTACGCTTTGTAAACAATGCTGACTCTTTAAATACGATTAATCGTGAAATTGCTGCGAGTAGCGAAGATGCAAAGTTAAAACAACTAGTGCGCGAGCAATCCGATGATTTAGTGCTCAATAATCATGAGATTATCAAAATCATTTGGCTTAATGCTGATAACTCTTATCAATGGACCGCCCCAGCAAATAACCCTAAAACAGACTGGATTAGCAAAACACAAAATGAGCGGGCAGTAAATGAGGGTCTCACAAATGCAATAGAGCTTAGCCGAGTGACGAGCAGGACTGCTTTTAGTCAGTTCATTTCACTTAACTTACCGAGCGAGGAATCTCTCGCCAAGGATAGAAGAACCGTCTTCTGGCAAGTGGCTCCTAATATTGTTGGTGGTCAAGCCATCGGTTTCTTAGCCGCACTGTATACCACCCAAGGCATCTTAGATGTCATCCCCAATGAGCTCAAAGCACACTATCGTTTCACCTTACTGACTGATAACGACAGGGTCTTATCCATCTCCTCCGATCGAGATACACCCAAAAGAGCTTTTAGCAATCAAACGAGTTTAGACATCGGCGTATTAAGTCCAAACCTAGTCTTACGAATTGACACCTATCCTCCACCGACCAATCTGACTTTCCGAATGTTAATCGGTGTGGTCTTAGGTCTTTCTGCTTTCGTTATTTGGAGTTTGTGGTCTGTCCTTAAGCAGATGCAAGTGCGTCAAGAAGCTGAGGCTAATTTACGGACTGAAACCAGCTTTCGTAATGCCATGGAAAATTCCACACCAGTCGGCATCCGTGCGCACGATATGGAAAAGCGCATCACCTATGTGAACCGAGCCTTTTGTGAGATGACTGGCTGGTCGTCAAAAGAACTGATTGGCCTGATGCCGCCCTTCCCCTTCTGGCCCGAATCTAGGCGCGATGAGCTCGTAGAAAAAATGAATCGCGCCCTGAAAATGGAATCGGGGATGAAAACTGGTATTGAGGGAGTCGTTTTGCACCGTGATGGCTCTCTGATTGAGACTCGCACTTTTATTGCTCCCCTCATTAATGAAAAAGGAACGCAAACGGGTTGGGTTACTTCCTTAATTGATATTTCCGAACCGAAGAAGATCCGAGAAGAGTTGGCTGCATCGCAGGAACGCTTTGTTACTGTGCTTGAGGGTTTGGATGCTGCCGTTTCTGTGGTTGACCTTGAAAACGATCATCTCTTATTTGCCAATCGCTTCTACCGAGAAAATTTTGGAGATGACTCAAAGGGTCACTTTCAGTTAGCAGGTAATGCGAATAACCTGGAGACCTTGCATGATGTTGCGGAAGATTTACAAGACTCTCCTCCAGGTATCCCGACCTCCTTTTTATATCAAGAGTCTGAGTCGGAAGAAATTCAATTAAGTGACGGCAGTAATAAATGGTACGAAGTCAGAAGGCGCTTTATTCCCTGGGTTGATGGGCGCCTTGCGCAACTCTTGATTGCTACCGATATTACGATGCGTAAAGAGGCAGATGATTTAGCACGCCAGCAAGAAGAGCGTATGCAGTTTACGAGCCGCTTAACTACGATGGGTGAGATGGCATCCTCTCTCGCGCATGAGTTAAACCAACCACTCTCAGCGATCTCTAACTATTGCATGGGGGTCGCTAAACGTTTAGAAGGTAATCTAGATCCCGTACTCACCAAAGATATCCTGCCAGCGCTTGAGAAAGCATCTGAACAGGCTCATCGTGCAGGCACTATCATTCAGCGCATTCGAGGATTTGTAAAACGCAGCGAGCCGCAAAGTAAATTGACTGCCATTAGCGAAATTATTAACGATGCTGTTGGGCTAGTCGAAATTGAGGCGCATCGCCATCGCCTAACCATCATTTCTCAAATCAGTGAAAACCTTCCTGCGGTAGATGTTGATCCCGTCTTAATCCTGCAGGTTTTAGTCAACCTACTGAAAAATGGCCTAGATAGCACGAGGGAGGCTTATCCCCTTTCTTCTCGTTGGTCCGCTGCTCCCGTCAAAATCAGCGCTGATCTGGATACCAGTATTTTTCCAGCCATGCTGCGTATTCAGGTGAGTGATGGCGGGGCTGGAATCCCCGAATCAGTCTCCCAACGCATGTTTGAGCCCTTTTTTAGCACTAAATCCGATGGCATGGGCATGGGTCTCAATATTTGCCGCTCTATTATTGAATCCCATCATGGCAGGCTTTGGGCGGTCAATATCATGGATGCGGAACATACCAAGCTGGCTGGCTGCACCTTTACAATACTTCTACCCCTGGAATCTCCTGAAACTTCGGGTAATGTTTAA
- a CDS encoding response regulator transcription factor produces the protein MNLSTSTKPTQAEVVYVVDDDEAVRDSLTWLLESNGYIVRCHASAERFLQSLQSTDKSTISCAILDVRMPGMSGLELQERLISENLPMPVAFITGHGDVSMAVSTMKRGAVDFIEKPFKENDLCSLVDRMLAKARVDYSQASQRKITQSLLSKLTGRERQVLERIVAGRLNKQIADDLGISIKTVEAHRANIMEKLNVNTVADLLRLALSDPQPN, from the coding sequence ATGAACCTTAGTACCAGCACCAAACCAACCCAGGCAGAAGTTGTCTACGTTGTCGACGATGATGAAGCAGTGCGTGATTCTCTGACCTGGCTTCTGGAAAGCAATGGTTATATAGTGCGTTGTCACGCCAGTGCTGAACGTTTCTTGCAATCGTTACAGAGTACTGATAAGTCCACTATCTCCTGCGCTATTTTGGATGTGCGCATGCCCGGTATGTCTGGCCTTGAATTACAAGAGCGTCTCATTAGTGAAAATTTACCGATGCCAGTTGCCTTCATCACAGGTCATGGCGATGTCTCTATGGCGGTCTCGACTATGAAACGTGGTGCAGTAGATTTTATTGAAAAGCCATTTAAAGAAAATGATCTCTGCAGCTTAGTCGATCGCATGCTCGCTAAGGCACGCGTGGATTACTCACAAGCAAGTCAGCGCAAGATTACCCAAAGTTTACTTAGCAAGCTGACTGGGCGTGAGCGTCAAGTGTTAGAGCGTATTGTTGCTGGACGCCTGAATAAGCAGATTGCAGATGACCTCGGTATCTCCATTAAGACTGTTGAGGCACACCGCGCCAACATTATGGAAAAGCTCAACGTCAATACAGTTGCCGACCTATTACGCCTTGCCTTGTCCGACCCACAACCGAATTAA
- the folD gene encoding bifunctional methylenetetrahydrofolate dehydrogenase/methenyltetrahydrofolate cyclohydrolase FolD has product MPAQLLDGNALSKKLRAEIAARGAIVTAKGVRPGLAVIVVGDNPASQVYVRNKVKACEDVGFHSVLERYSAELGEEELLARIATLNADPAIHGILVQLPLPEHIASERVLEAIAPEKDVDGFHVANAGALMVGQPAFKPCTPYGCMKILESIDYPIRGARAVIVGASNIVGKPMAMLLLQAGATVTICNSKTRDLAHHTKDADILVVATGKPKMVSGDMVKTGAVVIDVGINRLPDGKLCGDVDFDAAKYIAGWITPVPGGVGPMTITMLLMNTLEAAEKAAKP; this is encoded by the coding sequence ATGCCTGCTCAATTACTCGACGGAAACGCTCTCTCTAAGAAACTGCGCGCAGAAATTGCTGCCCGTGGTGCGATCGTTACTGCCAAAGGTGTTCGCCCTGGTTTAGCCGTGATCGTCGTAGGTGACAATCCAGCTAGCCAAGTCTATGTCCGTAATAAAGTGAAGGCCTGTGAAGATGTAGGTTTTCATTCTGTATTAGAGCGCTACTCCGCCGAATTAGGCGAAGAAGAATTACTGGCTCGTATTGCTACCTTAAATGCTGACCCTGCGATTCATGGCATCTTGGTGCAACTACCACTACCGGAACACATTGCCTCTGAGCGTGTACTAGAAGCTATTGCTCCAGAAAAAGATGTGGACGGCTTCCATGTAGCCAATGCTGGTGCTTTAATGGTTGGCCAACCTGCATTCAAACCCTGTACTCCTTATGGTTGCATGAAGATTCTGGAGAGTATTGATTACCCTATTCGGGGGGCACGGGCAGTGATCGTTGGCGCCTCCAATATCGTCGGCAAACCCATGGCGATGTTGTTATTACAAGCCGGGGCAACCGTGACTATTTGTAATAGCAAAACACGGGATTTAGCTCATCACACTAAAGATGCCGACATCCTGGTAGTAGCTACCGGAAAACCCAAAATGGTTTCTGGAGATATGGTCAAAACCGGTGCCGTAGTAATTGACGTTGGCATCAATCGCCTACCCGACGGGAAGCTTTGCGGCGACGTGGATTTCGATGCGGCCAAATATATCGCCGGCTGGATTACCCCCGTTCCTGGTGGCGTTGGCCCTATGACAATCACCATGCTCTTAATGAACACTTTAGAGGCGGCTGAAAAAGCAGCCAAGCCCTAG